A genomic region of Oenanthe melanoleuca isolate GR-GAL-2019-014 chromosome 25, OMel1.0, whole genome shotgun sequence contains the following coding sequences:
- the SSR2 gene encoding translocon-associated protein subunit beta, giving the protein MKLALLAVFALVSVARCEDGARLLASKSLLNRYAVEGKDLTLQYNIYNVGSSAALDVELSDDSFPPEDFGIVSGMLNVKWDRIAPASNVSHTVVLRPLKAGYFNFTSATITYLAQEGAQVVVGFTSAPGQGGILAQRDFDRRFSPHFLDWAAFGVMTLPSIGIPLLLWYSSKRKYDTPKTKKN; this is encoded by the exons ATGAAGCTGGCGCTTCTTGCCGTGTTTGCCCTGGTGTCTGTGGCTCGCTGTGAGGATGGCGCCAGGCTCCTGGCCTCCAAATCCCTGTTAAACAGATACGCAGTGGAGGGCAAGGACCTGACTTTGCAGTACAACATCTACAACGTTGGCTCCAG CGCTGCCCTAGATGTGGAGCTGTCGGATGATTCCTTCCCCCCAGAAGATTTTGGCATTGTCTCTGGCATGCTCAACGTCAAGTGGGACAGGATTGCTCC AGCGAGCAATGTGTCCCACACCGTGGTTCTACGACCTCTCAAAGCTGGGTACTTCAACTTCACCTCTGCCACCATCACGTACCTGGCACAGGAGGGTGCACAGGTTGTG GTTGGCTTCACCAGTGCTCCCGGGCAGGGTGGGATCCTGGCTCAGCGTGACTTCGACAGGAGGTTCTCCCCTCACTTT CTGGACTGGGCAGCATTTGGCGTGATGACCCTGCCGTCCATCGGGATCCCCCTGCTGCTCTGGTACTCGAGCAAGAGGAAGTACGACACCCCCAAGACCAAAAAGAACTGA